A window from Chaetodon trifascialis isolate fChaTrf1 chromosome 5, fChaTrf1.hap1, whole genome shotgun sequence encodes these proteins:
- the LOC139330916 gene encoding SH2 domain-containing protein 1A-like, whose amino-acid sequence MENLPVYHGPIGKEEGERRLGQDGRDGCYLVRNSDSVPGVYCLCVLSQGYVYTYRLHKDDAGSWAAETTPGVQKRYFRQIKNLIAAFQKPGQGIAMPLLYPVTAQRRALTCTEAQTPGESLSPTHTNPYLQQRPLPAAKGHRNRNKKEVQQALG is encoded by the exons ATGGAGAACCTGCCTGTCTACCATGGACCCATCGGCaaagaagagggggagaggcGGCTGGGCCAGGACGGGCGGGACGGGTGCTATCTGGTCCGTAACAGTGACTCTGTGCCGGGCGTctactgcctgtgtgtgct gagCCAGGGATACGTCTACACTTACAGACTGCACAAGGATGACGCAGGCTCATGGGCTGCAGAA ACCACTCCTGGTGTGCAGAAACGATATTTCCGGCAAATCAAGAACTTGATAGCAGCTTTCCAGAAGCCCGGACAAGGAATTGCGATGCCTCTGCTCTACCCTGTCACCGCTCAGAGACGAGCACTAACATGCACAGAGGCACAGACGCCTGGTGAGAGCCTGTCGCCGACACACACCAACCCGTACCTCCAGCAGCGGCCACTGCCTGCTGCTAAGGGACACAGAAACAGGAACAAGAAGGAGGTGCAGCAAGCTCTCGGTTAG